One stretch of Lemur catta isolate mLemCat1 chromosome 2, mLemCat1.pri, whole genome shotgun sequence DNA includes these proteins:
- the PPARD gene encoding peroxisome proliferator-activated receptor delta produces MEQPQEEAPEFREEEEKEEVAEAEGAPELNGGPEHTLPSSSYTDLSQSSSPPSLLDQLQMGCDGASSGSLNVECRVCGDKASGFHYGVHACEGCKGFFRRTIRMKLEYEKCERSCKIQKKNRNKCQYCRFQKCLALGMSHNAIRFGRMPEAEKRKLVAGLTASEGSQHNPQVADLKAFSKHIYNAYLKNFNMTKKKARSILTGKASHTAPFVIHDIETLWQAEKGLVWKQLVNGLPPYKEISVHVFYRCQCTTVETVRELTEFAKSIPSFSSLFLNDQVTLLKYGVHEAIFAMLASIVNKDGLLVANGSGFVTREFLRSLRKPFGDIIEPKFEFAVKFNALELDDSDLALFIAAIILCGDRPGLMNVPQVEAIQDTILRALEFHLQANHPDAQYLFPKLLQKMADLRQLVTEHAQLMQRIKKTETETSLHPLLQEIYKDMY; encoded by the exons ATGGAGCAGCCACAGGAGGAGGCCCCTGAGTTccgggaagaggaggagaaagaggaagtggcagaggcagaaggagccCCAGAGCTCAACGGGGGACCAGAGCATACACTTCCTTCCAGCAGCTACACAG ACCTCTCCCAGAGCTCCTCACCACCCTCGCTGCTGGACCAGCTGCAGATGGGCTGTGACGGGGCCTCGAGTGGCAGCCTCAACGTGGAGTGCCGGGTGTGCGGGGACAAGGCCTCAGGTTTCCACTATGGTGTTCATGCATGTGAGGGGTGCAAG GGCTTCTTCCGTCGGACGATCCGCATGAAGCTGGAGTATGAGAAGTGTGAGCGGAGCTGCAAGATCCAGAAGAAGAACCGCAACAAGTGCCAGTACTGCCGCTTCCAGAAATGCCTGGCACTGGGCATGTCACACAACG CCATCCGCTTTGGCCGGATGCCGGAGGCTGAGAAGAGGAAGCTGGTGGCGGGGCTGACGGCAAGCGAGGGGAGCCAGCACAACCCCCAGGTGGCTGACCTGAAGGCCTTCTCTAAGCACATCTACAACGCCTACCTGAAAAACTTCAACATGACCAAAAAGAAGGCCCGCAGCATCCTCACTGGCAAAGCCAGCCACACGGCG CCCTTTGTGATCCACGACATCGAGACATTGTGGCAGGCAGAGAAGGGCCTTGTGTGGAAGCAGCTGGTGAATGGCCTGCCCCCCTACAAGGAGATCAGCGTGCACGTCTTCTACCGCTGCCAGTGCACCACGGTGGAGACCGTGCGGGAGCTCACCGAGTTCGCCAAGAGCATCCCCAGCTTCAGCAGCCTCTTCCTCAACGATCAGGTGACCCTTCTCAAGTACGGCGTGCACGAGGCCATCTTTGCCATGCTGGCCTCCATTGTCAACAAGGATGGGCTGCTGGTGGCCAACGGCAGTGGCTTTGTTACTCGTGAGTTCCTGCGAAGCCTCCGCAAGCCCTTTGGTGACATTATTGAGCCCAAGTTCGAGTTTGCTGTCAAGTTCAATGCCCTGGAACTTGACGACAGTGACCTGGCCCTGTTCATTGCAGCCATCATTCTGTGCGGAG ACCGGCCAGGCCTCATGAACGTGCCCCAGGTAGAGGCCATCCAGGACACCATCCTGCGAGCCCTCGAGTTCCACCTGCAGGCCAACCACCCCGACGCCCAGTACCTCTTCCCCAAGCTGCTGCAGAAGATGGCTGACCTGCGGCAGCTGGTCACCGAGCACGCCCAGCTGATGCAGCGCATCAAGAAGACCGAGACCGAGACCTCGCTGCACCCCCTGCTCCAGGAGATCTACAAGGACATGTACTGA